The Dama dama isolate Ldn47 chromosome X, ASM3311817v1, whole genome shotgun sequence nucleotide sequence CTTCCTGGAGAGGGAGTGATGAGCCGGGGTCTCCGAGTGTGGCAGGCCAGTGCTGGGCGGCCCGGGCAAGgggtgagggctgggggtggTCGGTGTTGTCCTGGAGGAGGCCGTCCAGGACGGGGGGCGGGGACGGGGGGGGTTCAGTCCCAGGGCCCATCTTGGTCAGGAGGGCAGACCTGCCTCGGGGGGCGCGGGGGGGGGGAGCTTCCCGAGGCTCCGAGTCAGGCAGCCCTAGGGGGCCACTCGAGCCTGGGGTGACCTGCGGCCCCGGGGAGTCCACCGACGGGACGGGCACCCGAGAAGACGGGCGGCCTGTAGGGGAGCCGTGTCTCCAAGTCTCTGTCCACAGGACATGGAGAAGGAACAAGAGACGCTGCGGGCCTGGAAAGAGCGCGTGGCGCGCGAGCTGGATCGCGTGGTGGCTTTCTGGCTGGAGCACTCCCACGACCAGGAACAGGGGTGCGCGCCTCGCCCTTCTGGGGGCCTTGGACTGGGTTCTTCGCTCCTCTGGAGCCCCTGTACCTCACTCTGGACTGACTGCCATATGTGGGGCgccgcccccagcccccgcccccacccccatccccgcgAACTCGGCTAATGTCAGCGTGTCCCGCAGGGGCTTCTTCACGTGCCTTGGCCGCGACGGGCGGGTGTACGATGACCTCAAGTACGTCTGGCTGCAGGGGAGGCAGGTACGGACGAGGCGTGCCCGGGGGCGCCCGGGACTGGAACCGGCGCGCTGGGTCCTGCCTGAGTTCGCACACCGGTCAGGGATCGCGGGCTCACCGCCCTCCTTCCCACGGCCCTGAGGACGGCGGCTCCCCACTTGAGCCACGACCCCTCCGCTCCCCCCCTCCCGCCCCAACCCAGGTGTGGATGTACTGTCGCTTGTACCGCCAGTTTGAGCGCTTCCGCCGCCCGGAGCTTTTGAATGCAGCTAAAGCAGGtgccctccctccccgtccccgTCTCCCCAGAGGCCACTCTCGGTGATCCCCGCAGCCGCGCGGTACTCCCAGTTGCCTGCTTGCCAGCCGGCTCTGGAAGCCCCCCCAGGGCGCCCAGTGCCCACTGATGGGGAGGAAGGCACCGTCTGGGGCATCCCCAACGCGCCTTCCAGCGCACCACCTTCCTGACCACCAGGTGGCGAGTTTTTGCTGCGTTATGCCCAAGTGGCACCTCCTGCAAAGAAGTGTGCCTTTGTGCTGACCAGGGACGGCCGCCCAGTCAAGGTGCAGCGGACCATCTTCAGCGAGTGTTTCTACACCATGGCCATGAACGAGCTGTGGAGGGTGACGGGGGACGCGCGGTACCaggtgtgggggagggtgggcacGCTGTACATCTCCGTCCCCTCACCTTCGCTGGCTCCTGGCACCTGGGTGCGGGCCAGATCTGTccttaacatcagtcctttctcTGGGCCCACAGGGCGCAGGGCTGCCAGTCACGCCCACTGTTACTGCTGTTACTGTCACTTTGTGTCCTCCCTCCCCCAGAGGCCCTCCCCCAACAACCCCCACAGGGGCCCTGGgcaccgttcagttcagttcagtggctcagtcgtgtccgactctttgcaaccccatggactgcaccatgccaggcctccctgtccatctccaactcccggagtttactcaaactcatgtaaatcgagttggtgatgccatccaactatccacTCCtgtgtcgtccccctctcctcccgccttcaatctttcccagcatcagggtattttctaatgagttggttcttcgcatcaggtggccaaaagtactggagtttcagcttcaggatcagtccttctaataaatattcaggactgattttctttaggatgggcaCAGAGGTGTTACCAAACCAGACTTGGGCCCATGTGCGGTGAAGGCAATCCACTGACACCAGGTGGTGGGGAAGGAAAGTACAGCATTTATTCCAAAGGGACAGGGTAGGTCCTGCTCAAAACACCTTTCAGAGAAGGGTTTAGGGCAAAATCAAGGAGGAGGTCGAAGGGCACCTGATCGGCTTAggaacattcttctgattggctggtggtgagaTAACCAGGAGGGAGTTACATGATCCACTTTCTGGTACCAATGGTCTGTGCTCTATGTGCCACTGGGCATCATGTACTTAAGTTCTTCCCCCTGGTGGGTGTTTTAGTTATGTGCAAAACAGCTCAAGGATACAACTCAGGATTTTATTTCTGGCTCTTGGGGAAGACTTTAGTCTAAACTCATTGTTTTGTCTTGCttatctgttttcctttgtttctgcatttcctcacttctctgattaaatatgCTCCTTGGAACTTGGAAAGGCCTAGGAGGCTAAAGCTTTTCAACAAACAAGAAGTGGGGGACCCTGGGGGATCAATTGCCTGCACCCCCCAGGTTCTGCAGGGTCCTGCCCAGAGAGACCAGCCCTGCCCTGGCTAAGAGGGTGCTCCTCCCTGGCCCCATCATCTTTCAAAGCTGACCTCACTGCCTGGGCACGGTCTGCAACCCCCAGCCCAGGAGCCCTAGCACCCAGCCTGGGGCCAGGCCTTGGTAGGGGTGTCCTAGGAGCTCAGCCCAGGGGACCTGGGCGGAACAGACTGGATGGGCTGCAGCCTCAGCCTgggtctcccctcccccctccccccgcagAGCGAAGCCATGGAGATGATGGATCAGATCGTGAGCTGGGTGCGGGAGGACCCCTCCGGGCTGGGCCGGCCCCAGCTCCCTGGGGCTCCGGCCTCGGAATCCATGGCAGTGCCCATGATGCTGCTCAACCTGGTGGAGCAACTCGGGGAGGCGGACGAGGAGCTGGCAGGCATCTCCGCGGAGCTGGGGGACTGGTGTGCTCAGAGGATTCTGCAACACGTGCAGGTGGGGGCAGGAGGTAGACACTGGTTGCCAGACCAGTCCTGGGGGGCTGGGGCACAGGGTGACCaccattccccacccccaggcccacaCCCACCCCCGAGCTCAGTCGTCTCCaattctttctgaccctatggactgtagcccaccaggctcctcggtccatgggaattctcccaggtcagaatactggagtgggttgccatgccctcctccaggggatcttccccacccagggattgaacccaggtctgccgcacattgcaggcagattctttaccatctgagccaccagggaagcccactcatgAGCTAGGggtctattttacagatggggagacacaGGGAGGTGTGGCCCAGAACCCTTGGAAAGGGTGGGGGAGGACCCCAGGGATCCAGGTGGGGGTGAGGACAGGAGGGTGGGGTCCAGACCCCCAGGCCCATCAAGGAGCTCGAAACCCAGACCCAGCTTCTTCCCAGGCCTCTGGACAGCCAGGTCGGCCCAATCTCAGTCTCCCCATTCAGTGTCTTCTGGGGCCCAGGCCCAAAGCAAGTTCCAGACCCTTGGGAGGGAATCAGCTCCTCAAAGCCCCTCGCCCACCCCTGCCAGCCCACCCAAGCCtgcagatggggagggagggggcagaggtGGGTGCTGAATGCTGAACCCCCTTCTGCTCCTCCCTCTGCAGAGGGGTGGGCAGGCTGTGCTGGAGAATGTGTCAGAGGATGGTGAGGAACTCTCAGGCTGCTTGGGGAGACACCAGAACCCAGGTGAGGGGTTGGGTGGGCTTCAGATGTGGGAactgcctgcctccctccacaCTGGGCACTGAGGACCTGGCAGAGAAGCAGGGATGGGCCTGCCATGCTGGGGGCACGGCTCAAAGCAGCCCCCCACTGCTGGCAAGAGAGGAAGGGAGTTAGCATGCAGCGCAGGGGGCTGGAGCCCCCTACCTGGGGGAGACCACACTACCTGCCTTACCCTGAGCCCTTACCAGGCCACGCGCTGGAGGCTGGCTGGTTCCTGCTCCGTTATGCCATCCGAAGAGGTGATGCCAAACTTCAAGCCCACGTGATCGACAAGTTCCTACTATTGCCTTTCCACTCTGGATGGGACCCTGAGCATGGTGGCCTCTTCTACTTCCAGGATGCTGATGGCCTCTGCCCCACCCAGGTGGGAATGTGCCCAGGGCTGTCCtcaacccattttacagaggagggggGCCCAGGGAGACCCCAGTGGTCCTCAAGCTCACACACACAAGGAGACACATGTCCCTCCATTTTGGAAAGGCTCACTGGGTGATTCTAAGCCATCAGCAGTGGGGGCAGATTTGGTCCCTTATGTCTGTGTGATTATACCTTGATCCCACTGAGGTCCACAGAAGGTGGCTGAGTTGGCCACCGGCAGGAGCTGATTGTCCAAGGGGCTCTAGACAGACCAATGAGACAGCCAGGGTTTGGATTCCAGGGCTCAAGGGGAGGCTGGCCCAGACCTGCCCTTCCGGCTCAAGAAGCTAGTGCCAATCTGCTGGGCAGTCAAGGCCTCCATAGTCGTCCATGCCACAATGAAGCTCCAAGTGCCTGGGCCGGATGGAGTCTTAGCCAGGGCCTGAATGATGGGGGTGACCTTCCTGCTGAGAGGGGTGGCGGAGGGTGGTACCCAGGCTTCCAGATGcctcctctctgctcccagcTGGAGTGGGCCATGAAGCTCTGGTGGCCACACAGTGAAGCCATGATCGCCTTCCTCATGGGCTACAGTGAGACTGGGGACCCCGCCTTGCTGCGCATCTTCTACCAGGTGGCCGAGTACACCTTCCGCCGGGTAAGTGCTGCTTCTTGGTCTCAGCAAAGGTGTGGAGACTGCAGACTGGGCGGGGAGGGCGAGTCTTCCTACACATCCCCCGCTTGCCCCTCAGCAGACATGGAGGTCCCGGCCCCAGTACCCTCTGTTGAGTCAACAGAGCAGCCCCTTCCCCACTGGAGCTCACATTTTGCTGGCAGTGGGACTGACCATAAACAAGTAAACAAGCAAACAGAGATGGGGATGAGAGCTCTGGGAAATACAGCAAGGTCAGGGGGCTAGGGGGGTGCTGATGGGAAGGAAAAAAGCTGGAAGGGGTGCTCAGCAAAGAGGGGTCAACCTGACTCTGGGGTTCAAGGGTGCCGGGGCTTTGGGAGGGGAGGCCATAgggccccaggccaaggcagggaGATGGCGTGGTGGCTGTCATCCTGGCCAGTGAGCGGGGGCCTGACCTGGGGTGGAAGATGCAACAGGAGCAGGGCTCAGAGTCTGGTTGAATGGGAGAAGTCTGAACTGGCCACAAGTGTCTGAGTGTCATAAGAATATAGATGATATATACTGAGAGCCACAAGGCAAGGTGAGCTTtgaggacagaaagaaaagagaagagggaataGGAGGGCccagcaaaggagacaagaatcagTTGTGAGGCAGGAAGGAAGCCAGGGACACCCCCCACCACTAGAGGCCTGAGTGTAATGAGTGGAGTGATGACCTGTGCCAGCCATGGCTGAGAGGCACCTTGGGGGCTGAGCCTGAATGAAGGAAAATTCCCAATGTGTTTCGAAAGCCACAACTCACTCCATCAGTAAACCCTAGTACAGGAGGGATTACAACAGGGGGTCTTACTTGGTGGTCTGTGGGTTTTGTGACCTGGGAGAAAACTCTATCTTTCTTTACGCTAACCTCTAACCGAAATCCGGTATTTGCTTCCATCATGAATGAAAGCACAGTGGTATTAGCAGTGTCTGACTTCATCACCAGTAGACATCCCAAATGTGTTCATGTTACATTGTAGTTCAAGGGGCATCTCCCAGTATTGCACACACTCATCATTACTTCCAAACACAACAGTCACAAGACCCGGGGTGATGTATGTTAATACTGAATGCATTCAAAAGAACCTGTGTTCGAGGCCATCGGGGTTAACTGCATAAAGTGAAATTTAAGGAATAAATTGTCAAGAAAGAGAGATGGCCATCGAACAATCAGGAAACTTATAAACAGATCAGTCATTATGCACTGATCATCATAACAGAAGACAGGAAATTCAGACATCCACAGAAATGCTGGACAGGAAAACAGTTCAATCTGTCCGTGTCAGATCAAATAGTTGAATAATAAGTGAGGACATGAGCAGTGTCACTGGAAAGATAGAATGAATAGATATAGAACTAGTGTTACCTGCTATGAAGAGGAGTAGACCTATTCACAGGTCgacatttaaaaagacatttttatagTGTACTTCAGTGTCACTGACTTCTTCCACAGTCCTTCTGAGAAGGGATTCCACTCAGGTCTCTATCtggggaggaaagagaagggTCTAGGCCAGGGCTTTGGAGTCTACCCTGGAGCATCTGCAAGGAACTGTGggcaagagagaagaaagaaattcgGAATGGGTCAACACAGCTGCTGGGCAGGGTCAGGCTTCAGAGGGCTCCAAGGGAGAGGGAGATGTGTTTGGGACCTGTGACAAGCAAGGCTGGAGTCAGCTCAGTGCTAGATATCTACAATCTCATCAACTGGAAGACAGGCCTGTGAAGCGGAGAACAGGAACTCAAAGGGAATCATCTGTTAGAAAGTTACATGACAGGTCAGCACTTCTATTCTCTTTCTTTAAATCAATTCTGTTGAAGTGCAATGAATATTTTAAGTATCCATTTTAAGTATTCAGTTCACTGAGATATAGCAATGTATATATCTGTGTTTAGTacctaagttgtatctgactcttgtggcccaatggactgcagcctgccaggctcctctgttcatgggatttcccaggcaagaatactggaatgggttgccatttccttctccaggggattttcccgatccagggatccaacccaggtctcctgcattggcaagcaggttcttttgcacagagccaccagggaagtcccatatatatCTGTATAACTACCAGCATACTCAAGATACGGAACTGTTCCATCATACCCAAGCAGGGTTCTTTATTCCATCTTGCAAGGTTTCATCTCACAGTCAGCAGCCCCTTTCCAAAGTGGGGTATCTAGGTGCCCACTTCGGctgcagaaaaaggaaaagagaaagcccTTTGTGTTCATATTTGTCCAGGACACGGGATCTAACAGCACTGGTTCTGTAGTTACGGTATCTGGGATCTGCCTGGGCTCTGATCCCGGGTAGCGCTTTAGTGGGACGGGTGAACACTTATTCCCCAGGCGTTTGGCATCTGGGCAGCTCCTGCCAGCGCTGCCTGTCACTGCCTTGTTATTGCAGTTTCGCGATCCAGAGTATGGGGAATGGTTTGGCTACCTGAACCGAGATGGGAAGGTCGCCCTCACTATCAAGGGGGGTCCTTTCAAAGGTGAGTGGGGGACAGGGCGGAGCCGCAGGGGCTCAGGGCACTTGGCTGTCCCTAGCCCTCCCAACCCGCTGTCCCGCCTCTCCCCGTAGGCTGCTTCCACGTGCCGCGGTGCCTGGCCATGTGCGAGGAGATGCTGAACGACCTGCTGAGCCGTCTCGCTCCTGCCTCGGCCCTCAGCGCCCGGCCTCCGCCCGCTGGTCCCGCCCGCCCGGGTGCAGAATAAAACGAAGCCTATTACACTGTCTGCGTGTGTGAGCTTCCGTGGGGTTGCGGGAGTGGGGGTAACGCCCGCCGCCTTTGGCTGGAGAGCACCTGCTCGCCCGGCCAGTGACCCACCCGGAGCTCTGGAACCTCCTACCTTGACAAGAGGCCCGCCCCGCGCCGGGGCTCGCCCGGCCATTGGCCCGCCCCGCATAGACGCCCCGCCCTGCTCTTGGAGCTCCCTGCGCATTGGCCAAACACCCAGGAGGGTGGGTCCGACAGTGCGCCACTTCCGGCCGGTGGCCGGGCCAGGCGCGCACCGCCTCTTCCGCCGCCGCCCCCGCGATCCGGGACCTAGCTCCAGCCCTAGCCGTGGCCTGGCAGCCCCGGTGTTGCTCCGGAGCGTGGCGGCAGCTGACTGCGCGTTCACGACCCGCTGGGAGCCGCGAGCCTCGCCGCCGTTATGAACATCCGCAATGCGAGGGTGAGGGGCCGGGTCCGGAGACAGTCCGCGCCGCGTGGGAGCGGGGCCTGGTGGCCGCGTGCGCATGCTCCTGAGGGGCCCGGCCGAGCCCCAGGGCCGGCCGCCTGGAGCGCCTGCGGCCGCCCGGCACGAAACTGTAAAGACTACCGTTCCCATGGGGTTGGCCCTCCCCACAGATGAGGCCAGGGGTTCAAGGCCGGGGTTGCGAACCCCTTCTTTCGGGGATGTCGGGGCTCCGTGGGGTGGTGTTGGGGAGCTTCCTGGCGCTCTCACGTCCGTTCCTGGAACCGTCAAGTTTTTGCCCGGCGGCCCTGGGCCAGGCCTGTGCAGAGACAGATAGTCCCAGCTCCCGCCcagatctgggggtgggggtggggggtcggtAAGTAGACAGCGAGCAGGGCTCCAACAGAACCGAGGCCTACTTAGTGCAGCCCCAGGCCTGACCGCATTCCACTGCCCTCCCTCGCAGCCAGAGGACCTGATGAACATGCAACACTGCAACCTCCTGTGCCTGCCTGAGAACTACCAGATGAAATACTATTTCTACCATGGCCTCTCCTGGCCCCAGGTGGGGCGGCTGTTGAATTTGGGGACTGGGTCAAggaggccagggaattcccaccctGGGTTGGCTGAGACCATGAAGAGTCCAGGGCGGGGGGCGCCTGGGTGAAGGAGGCCCTGAGGGTTGGCTTCAGCTGGGGTGGCTGGGGGTGGCAAGGAGGTGCCTGAAGACGGGAGATGAACAGGGCCAACCTAGAAGCAGAATTACCACCTGTCTGCCCACCTCTTCCCGGTTAAGAACAAGGGGCACCGTGTGGTATGGGAAAACAAGGCCACCTTGCCTGGAGGTCAGGAGCTGTCACTGAACTCCACCCTGGGCTGCTGTCCATCATGGCCAGGGCAAGAGACAGGTGGTTTGACCAGGTGTCTGCTAAGGGCTCCTCCAGCTCTGATAGAAACTTGTTTTCTGCctcctttttcctcctgtcttccagCTCTCGTACATTGCCGAGGACGAGAATGGGAAGATCGTGGGGTACGTCCTGGCCAAAATGTGAGTCATCAGGGACAGAGAGACAAGACTGGCGCCTGACCTGCGGGTGGGGGAGAAGGGACACTGACATTTGCACATGTCTGATGGAGGCTGCctgggttgggtttttttttttctttttgaaatgaatAGACTGTTCTTTAGTTCAGTTTGAGCTTTAGAGGAAATGTGAGTGCAAGATACACACCCCTCTCACATAACTCCTCCCCTGTCTTCCCTGGTTGCCTCTCTTACTAATATCTCCTTGTACATCTGTTATAATATTGCTACATTGTTATTAAAGTCCATAGTTCACAGTAAGTTTCATCCTTGGAGTCATGTGGACAAATGTATAACAACATGTGTTCACTTCTATAGTATCACACAGAGTAGTCTCACTGCCTGCGGAGTTTTCCGTAAGCCACCTGTtcatccctcctctctccccagggaACCACTGATCTCTTTactatctccatagttttgccttttccagaacatcCCACGATTAGAATCAtacagtgtgtgggcttcccaggtggctcagtggtaaagaatctgcctgccactgcaggagacacaggttcgatcccttggtggggaagatcccctggaggaggaaatggcaacccactccagtactctt carries:
- the RENBP gene encoding N-acylglucosamine 2-epimerase isoform X2, with the protein product MSRGLRVWQDMEKEQETLRAWKERVARELDRVVAFWLEHSHDQEQGGFFTCLGRDGRVYDDLKYVWLQGRQVWMYCRLYRQFERFRRPELLNAAKAGGEFLLRYAQVAPPAKKCAFVLTRDGRPVKVQRTIFSECFYTMAMNELWRVTGDARYQSEAMEMMDQIVSWVREDPSGLGRPQLPGAPASESMAVPMMLLNLVEQLGEADEELAGISAELGDWCAQRILQHVQRGGQAVLENVSEDGEELSGCLGRHQNPGHALEAGWFLLRYAIRRGDAKLQAHVIDKFLLLPFHSGWDPEHGGLFYFQDADGLCPTQLEWAMKLWWPHSEAMIAFLMGYSETGDPALLRIFYQVAEYTFRRFRDPEYGEWFGYLNRDGKVALTIKGGPFKGCFHVPRCLAMCEEMLNDLLSRLAPASALSARPPPAGPARPGAE
- the RENBP gene encoding N-acylglucosamine 2-epimerase isoform X1 produces the protein MSRGLRVWQASAGRPGQGDMEKEQETLRAWKERVARELDRVVAFWLEHSHDQEQGGFFTCLGRDGRVYDDLKYVWLQGRQVWMYCRLYRQFERFRRPELLNAAKAGGEFLLRYAQVAPPAKKCAFVLTRDGRPVKVQRTIFSECFYTMAMNELWRVTGDARYQSEAMEMMDQIVSWVREDPSGLGRPQLPGAPASESMAVPMMLLNLVEQLGEADEELAGISAELGDWCAQRILQHVQRGGQAVLENVSEDGEELSGCLGRHQNPGHALEAGWFLLRYAIRRGDAKLQAHVIDKFLLLPFHSGWDPEHGGLFYFQDADGLCPTQLEWAMKLWWPHSEAMIAFLMGYSETGDPALLRIFYQVAEYTFRRFRDPEYGEWFGYLNRDGKVALTIKGGPFKGCFHVPRCLAMCEEMLNDLLSRLAPASALSARPPPAGPARPGAE
- the RENBP gene encoding N-acylglucosamine 2-epimerase isoform X3 yields the protein MSRGLRVWQASAGRPGQGDMEKEQETLRAWKERVARELDRVVAFWLEHSHDQEQGGFFTCLGRDGRVYDDLKYVWLQGRQVWMYCRLYRQFERFRRPELLNAAKAGGEFLLRYAQVAPPAKKCAFVLTRDGRPVKVQRTIFSECFYTMAMNELWRVTGDARYQSEAMEMMDQIVSWVREDPSGLGRPQLPGAPASESMAVPMMLLNLVEQLGEADEELAGISAELGDWCAQRILQHVQRGGQAVLENVSEDGEELSGCLGRHQNPGHALEAGWFLLRYAIRRGDAKLQAHVIDKFLLLPFHSGWDPEHGGLFYFQDADGLCPTQLEWAMKLWWPHSEAMIAFLMGYSETGDPALLRIFYQVAEYTFRRAASTCRGAWPCARRC